Proteins encoded in a region of the Halarcobacter mediterraneus genome:
- the glgP gene encoding alpha-glucan family phosphorylase has product MSHLHSYEIDEKYSKSVAYFSMEFAIHQALKIYSGGLGFLAGSHMRSAFDLNQNIIGVGMLWSYGYYDQSRDEDRYLKVEFRRKRYFFLKDLDVSVTVNINSIPVIVKAFLLPSNLFSTAPMILLSTDVEENDYLSRTITHKLYDANNETRIAQEIVLGVGGAKILEALNLEPEIYHMNEGHSLPMTFELYRKYKNLEEVKKRVVFTTHTPETAGNEEHDINLLEKMGFFSEVPLEEVRNITGITSDRFSLTVGALRLAKIANGVSKIHGEVANEMWNYVENKCKIISITNAQNRRYWADKPLLRALDEHEEYELDARKKHLKRQLFDEVANQTGKMFDENILTIIWARRFAEYKRPGLLKYDLERFNKLITNEEYPVQIIWAGKPYPFDAQAINIFNEINYMARSYKNIAVLVGYELDLSMKLKKGSDIWLNTPRVTREASGTSGMSAAMNGAINLSIADGWHPEFCKEGINSFTIPTETRNLSIEEQDRIDNKNLMDVLENKIIPLYYDNTKEWLKVKKNSISDVIPAFDSGRMAHEYYELMYKYQN; this is encoded by the coding sequence ATGAGTCATTTACATAGTTATGAAATAGATGAAAAATATTCAAAAAGTGTTGCTTATTTTTCTATGGAGTTTGCAATCCATCAAGCATTAAAAATATATTCAGGGGGCTTAGGATTTTTAGCAGGTTCTCATATGAGAAGTGCCTTTGACTTAAACCAAAATATAATTGGTGTTGGTATGCTTTGGAGCTATGGTTATTATGACCAATCAAGAGATGAAGATAGATACTTAAAAGTAGAGTTTAGAAGAAAGAGATATTTCTTTTTAAAAGATTTAGATGTAAGTGTTACTGTAAATATCAATTCTATACCAGTTATAGTAAAAGCTTTTTTACTTCCAAGTAATTTATTTAGTACAGCACCAATGATTCTTTTATCAACTGATGTGGAAGAAAATGATTATTTATCAAGAACTATTACCCATAAATTATATGATGCAAATAATGAAACTAGAATTGCTCAAGAAATTGTACTTGGTGTTGGTGGGGCAAAAATTTTAGAAGCTTTGAATTTAGAACCAGAAATTTATCATATGAATGAAGGTCACTCTTTGCCTATGACTTTTGAATTATATAGAAAATATAAAAATTTAGAAGAAGTAAAGAAAAGAGTTGTTTTTACAACCCATACTCCTGAAACAGCAGGAAATGAAGAACATGATATTAATTTATTAGAGAAAATGGGATTCTTCTCAGAAGTACCTTTAGAAGAAGTTAGAAATATTACAGGTATTACTTCAGATAGATTTTCTCTTACCGTTGGTGCTTTAAGACTTGCAAAAATAGCAAATGGAGTTTCAAAAATCCATGGTGAAGTTGCAAATGAGATGTGGAATTATGTTGAGAATAAATGTAAAATAATTTCTATCACAAATGCTCAAAATAGGAGATATTGGGCAGATAAACCTCTTTTAAGAGCTTTAGATGAGCATGAAGAATATGAACTTGATGCAAGAAAAAAACACTTAAAAAGACAATTATTTGATGAGGTTGCTAACCAAACAGGAAAAATGTTTGATGAAAATATTTTAACTATAATTTGGGCAAGAAGGTTTGCGGAATATAAAAGACCAGGGCTTTTAAAATATGATTTAGAGAGATTTAATAAATTAATTACAAATGAAGAATATCCTGTGCAAATTATTTGGGCAGGAAAACCTTATCCTTTTGATGCACAAGCAATAAATATTTTTAATGAAATAAATTATATGGCAAGGTCTTACAAAAATATTGCAGTTTTAGTAGGATATGAATTAGATCTATCAATGAAACTTAAAAAAGGTAGTGATATTTGGCTTAATACCCCAAGAGTTACAAGGGAAGCTAGTGGTACAAGTGGAATGAGTGCAGCTATGAATGGTGCCATAAATTTATCAATTGCAGATGGTTGGCATCCTGAATTTTGTAAAGAAGGGATCAATAGTTTTACAATCCCTACTGAAACAAGGAATTTAAGTATTGAAGAACAAGATAGAATAGATAATAAAAACTTAATGGATGTTTTAGAAAACAAAATTATTCCTCTTTATTATGATAATACAAAAGAGTGGTTGAAAGTAAAGAAAAACTCTATTTCAGATGTAATTCCAGCTTTTGACTCTGGACGAATGGCACATGAATATTACGAGTTAATGTATAAATATCAAAACTAA
- a CDS encoding glycogen synthase — MNILFVASEIFPYAKSGGLADVAYSLPLELRKENIGVYTVMPLYNQVDRKKFSIIYSGLSFDYYLNGIRHQFDIFCKEDSQNEFFIYNPILCDRLGLYDDEYGDFGDNGLRFGLFSYAVIELMLRKKLKIDVIHINDWQTSLLALLAKTKYHLSQKIVLTIHNLAYQGVFPKSLMNELELDWDACFKFSGIEYYDNVNYLKAGINFSDKVTTVSETYANEIQTSAFGKDLDDVLRSNAYKLSGIVNGISSEVFNPKTDKFLYEQFSLESYEKKYINKKKLIENLNLEDSNRPIFIFIGRFTSQKGVDLLLESINLIRSYEANFIFLGSGEEFYTKAFDSIKGRYKNIHIEIGYNEEFSRKLYAAADFLLMPSTFEPCGLNQMISMQYGVLPLVCETGGLRDTVSDFTNIDDIDNFNSGIGISFFEHNLFWFNHALAKALSLYSNKPKFEKISKHNMGVDNSWTNSIKKYIEIYKG; from the coding sequence TTGAATATTTTATTTGTAGCAAGTGAAATCTTTCCTTATGCTAAAAGTGGAGGGTTAGCTGATGTAGCATACTCTTTACCCTTAGAACTAAGAAAAGAGAATATAGGTGTTTATACAGTTATGCCTTTATATAATCAAGTTGATAGAAAGAAATTCTCTATCATATATAGTGGATTGAGTTTTGATTATTATTTAAATGGAATAAGACATCAATTTGATATTTTTTGTAAAGAAGATTCTCAAAATGAGTTTTTTATATATAACCCAATCTTATGTGATAGATTAGGACTTTATGATGATGAATATGGAGATTTTGGAGACAATGGATTAAGATTTGGACTTTTTTCATATGCAGTTATAGAATTAATGCTAAGAAAAAAATTAAAAATAGATGTGATTCATATTAATGATTGGCAAACTTCATTACTTGCATTACTTGCAAAAACGAAATATCATTTATCTCAAAAAATAGTTTTAACAATTCATAATTTAGCCTATCAAGGAGTTTTCCCAAAAAGCTTAATGAATGAGTTAGAATTAGATTGGGATGCTTGTTTTAAATTTAGTGGTATAGAGTATTATGATAATGTTAACTATTTAAAAGCAGGTATAAATTTTAGTGATAAAGTTACAACAGTAAGTGAAACTTATGCCAATGAAATTCAAACTTCTGCATTTGGTAAAGATTTAGATGATGTTTTACGTTCAAATGCTTACAAACTTTCGGGAATTGTAAATGGAATAAGTTCAGAAGTTTTCAATCCTAAAACTGATAAGTTTTTATATGAACAATTCTCTTTAGAAAGTTATGAAAAGAAATATATAAATAAGAAGAAGCTAATAGAAAATTTAAATTTAGAAGATTCTAATAGACCTATATTTATTTTTATTGGAAGATTCACTTCTCAAAAAGGAGTTGATTTATTACTTGAATCAATAAATCTAATAAGATCTTATGAAGCTAATTTTATATTCTTAGGAAGTGGAGAAGAGTTTTATACAAAAGCCTTTGATTCTATAAAAGGTAGATATAAAAATATACATATAGAAATAGGATATAACGAAGAGTTTTCAAGAAAACTTTATGCTGCAGCAGATTTTTTACTAATGCCATCCACTTTTGAGCCTTGTGGTTTAAATCAAATGATTAGTATGCAGTATGGAGTCTTACCTCTTGTTTGTGAAACCGGTGGACTGAGGGATACGGTAAGTGATTTTACAAATATAGATGATATAGATAATTTTAATTCAGGAATAGGAATAAGCTTTTTTGAGCATAATCTTTTTTGGTTTAATCATGCACTTGCAAAGGCTTTATCTTTATATTCAAATAAACCAAAATTTGAAAAAATATCTAAGCATAATATGGGTGTTGATAATTCGTGGACAAACTCAATTAAAAAGTATATAGAAATTTATAAAGGATAA
- the galT gene encoding galactose-1-phosphate uridylyltransferase produces MSEFRYCKLYEEWVLYAPQRLKRPTDLDNKKDEQPGELIHDNCPFDLGKEEFTPNEITRIEQDNKWKCRVVPNMFNALSVDINLESFRDKYFEKKTGMGAHEIVIETPNHDKQIFDYDYNDFINYFSIIQQRVSNLQLDSRLAFISVFKNQGKEAGASIKHSHSQIMALPFLPKKIKDLIKHKKAYYKKTSRALLDDLVYEELQYKKNIVLSNSDFVVYCPYASRNPFEVKIVSLKKLSSLSEFTQSELSSLSDITKEFFYMFYKALGDVSFNMIINNAPYFEYDEKTKEYFRFNIEIIPRIYKYAGFELSTHMTMNVIYPNKACSVYKEKN; encoded by the coding sequence ATGTCTGAATTTAGATATTGTAAGTTATATGAAGAATGGGTTTTATATGCTCCTCAAAGACTAAAAAGACCTACAGATTTAGATAATAAAAAAGATGAACAACCAGGGGAGTTGATTCATGATAATTGTCCTTTTGATTTAGGAAAAGAAGAGTTTACTCCCAATGAGATAACTAGAATTGAACAAGATAATAAATGGAAGTGTAGAGTTGTTCCTAATATGTTTAATGCTTTAAGTGTGGATATTAACTTAGAAAGTTTTAGAGATAAATATTTTGAAAAAAAAACAGGAATGGGTGCTCATGAAATAGTGATAGAAACTCCAAATCATGATAAACAAATATTTGATTATGATTATAATGATTTTATAAACTATTTTTCAATAATTCAACAAAGGGTTTCTAATTTACAATTAGACTCTAGATTAGCTTTTATAAGTGTTTTTAAAAATCAAGGTAAAGAAGCAGGTGCATCAATAAAGCATTCCCATTCTCAAATAATGGCTTTACCTTTTTTACCTAAGAAAATTAAAGACTTAATTAAACATAAAAAAGCCTATTATAAGAAGACTTCAAGAGCTTTATTAGATGATTTAGTTTATGAAGAATTACAATATAAAAAAAATATAGTGCTTAGTAATTCTGATTTTGTAGTTTATTGTCCTTATGCTTCAAGAAACCCTTTTGAAGTAAAAATAGTATCTTTAAAAAAACTTTCTTCACTTAGTGAATTTACTCAAAGTGAATTAAGTTCTTTAAGTGATATAACAAAAGAGTTTTTTTATATGTTTTATAAAGCTTTAGGTGATGTTAGTTTTAATATGATAATTAATAATGCTCCTTATTTTGAATATGATGAAAAAACAAAAGAGTATTTTAGATTTAATATTGAAATAATTCCAAGAATATATAAATACGCAGGATTTGAGTTAAGTACTCATATGACAATGAATGTAATATATCCTAATAAAGCTTGTAGTGTTTACAAGGAGAAAAATTGA
- a CDS encoding glycoside hydrolase family 57 protein yields MNKTLYLSFLWHMHQPYYKDNSKDITTMPWVFLHAIKDYYDIPWYLSRFDKLKATFNLVPSLLTQLEAYIDGTANDKLLDILKKDVNFLKVEEKDFLEEYLFLCNEENMIKPLPRFNELRIKFKSENKSLDNFSNQEVLDLQTLFLLSWCGNYLRSESFLIKELLKKQRDFSRAEKLSLIEELLEFLKEIIPFYKSLDEKGQIDISTTPFYHPILPLLLDRNSAKEARHDVNLPSSLATYEEYASLQVKKAIMYFQNTFNFKPKGFWPSEGSVSLKTAKLLNENQIKWFCSDEEVLFKSLGSYNKELLYKPYFLELEDEKINIFFRDKYLSDLIGFDFSKKEPKEAAQDFINHLKNIYLDSKESCIVPIILDGENAWDFYKNNAWDFFEELYSLLEKETSWCKTILFDETENIEDLKAEKLSTLATGSWINGNFDIWIGSCEKNKAWQLLDTVKNNFDIQRENLDKETIEKIDEEFLIALGSDWFWWYGDDHYSDVNHYFDEQFRFHIKNIYELMNQEVPKEVFDLIVEKSSKNITNKTPTDYIRPTVDGNMSNFFEWLNSGYIDIKKEFSTMDSTSIIEKLYYGIDREHCLYIYFEGQKLKDLKKDLKIKIEIDNTDYIFDLKRERRKLEQKEKSFIIAFDMGLELKLENFNLKKADFSFELLEKNNVIQMYPKYDKVVFDFENLFLKSWYI; encoded by the coding sequence AGGTTTGATAAACTAAAAGCTACTTTTAACTTAGTACCTTCTTTACTTACTCAACTTGAAGCTTATATAGATGGAACAGCAAATGACAAGTTATTAGATATTTTAAAGAAAGATGTAAATTTCTTAAAAGTTGAAGAAAAAGACTTTTTAGAAGAATACCTATTTTTATGTAATGAAGAAAATATGATTAAGCCTCTTCCTCGCTTTAATGAATTAAGAATTAAATTTAAAAGTGAAAATAAAAGTTTAGACAATTTCTCAAACCAAGAGGTTTTAGATTTACAAACTCTATTTTTACTTTCTTGGTGTGGGAATTATTTAAGAAGTGAAAGTTTTTTAATAAAAGAGTTATTAAAAAAACAAAGAGATTTTTCAAGAGCTGAAAAATTAAGCCTAATAGAAGAACTTTTAGAGTTTTTAAAAGAAATAATTCCTTTTTATAAAAGTTTAGATGAAAAAGGGCAAATAGATATTTCAACTACACCTTTTTATCATCCTATTCTTCCTCTTCTTCTTGATAGAAATAGTGCAAAAGAAGCAAGACATGATGTAAATCTTCCTTCTTCCCTTGCTACTTATGAAGAGTATGCTTCTTTACAAGTCAAAAAAGCTATTATGTATTTTCAAAATACTTTTAATTTTAAGCCAAAAGGTTTTTGGCCTAGTGAAGGAAGTGTAAGTTTAAAAACAGCAAAACTTTTAAATGAAAATCAAATCAAATGGTTTTGTAGTGATGAAGAAGTTTTATTTAAATCTTTAGGTTCATACAATAAAGAGCTACTTTATAAACCATATTTTTTAGAACTGGAAGATGAGAAAATAAATATATTTTTTAGGGACAAGTATTTAAGTGATTTGATAGGTTTTGATTTTAGCAAAAAAGAACCTAAAGAAGCAGCACAAGATTTTATCAATCATTTAAAAAATATTTATTTAGATTCTAAAGAATCTTGTATTGTTCCTATCATCTTAGATGGAGAAAATGCTTGGGACTTTTATAAAAACAATGCTTGGGACTTTTTTGAAGAACTTTATTCTTTATTGGAAAAAGAGACTTCATGGTGTAAAACTATATTATTTGATGAAACAGAAAATATAGAAGATTTAAAAGCAGAAAAGTTATCAACATTGGCAACTGGCAGTTGGATAAATGGTAATTTTGATATTTGGATTGGTTCTTGTGAAAAAAATAAAGCTTGGCAACTTCTTGATACAGTAAAAAATAACTTTGATATTCAAAGAGAAAACTTAGATAAAGAAACAATAGAAAAAATTGATGAAGAGTTTTTAATAGCTTTAGGAAGTGATTGGTTTTGGTGGTATGGAGATGACCATTATAGTGATGTAAATCATTATTTTGATGAACAATTTAGATTTCATATAAAAAATATTTATGAATTAATGAATCAAGAAGTACCAAAAGAAGTTTTTGATTTAATTGTTGAAAAAAGTTCTAAAAATATTACAAATAAAACACCAACAGACTATATAAGACCAACTGTTGATGGAAATATGAGTAACTTTTTTGAATGGCTAAATAGCGGTTATATTGATATTAAAAAAGAGTTTAGTACAATGGACTCTACATCAATAATTGAAAAACTATATTATGGAATAGATAGGGAACATTGTTTATATATTTATTTTGAAGGTCAAAAGTTAAAAGATTTAAAAAAAGATTTAAAAATAAAAATAGAAATTGATAATACAGATTATATATTTGACCTAAAAAGAGAAAGAAGAAAGTTAGAACAAAAAGAAAAAAGTTTTATTATAGCTTTTGATATGGGCTTAGAATTAAAACTTGAAAATTTTAATTTAAAAAAAGCAGATTTTTCTTTTGAACTTTTAGAAAAAAATAACGTTATTCAAATGTATCCAAAATATGATAAAGTAGTTTTTGATTTTGAAAATTTGTTTTTAAAAAGTTGGTATATTTAA